One Bacillus sp. FJAT-45350 genomic window carries:
- a CDS encoding EAL domain-containing protein, translating into MKTLFEKFTSDSENVWKLFTFMKDGLIITDYHQRIVAINPAFEKITGYKYKEVYMQNPKVLQSGKTEPKTFHSMWESLSNEGTWTGEIINKRKTGEEFWSYITITYIKKKRKEDCYYIGIMRDITEQKQNEKKISHLAYHDTLTQLPNRALFVKKLRQSLKEASESNKKLALLFLDLDRFKNVNDSLGHQAGDQLLLEVSRRLQQVIGDRGIVSRFGGDEFTILLHPIESEDEVHKCINNIFHSLDLPIEVVGESIYITLSIGASFYPEHGSDIHTLLKNADSAMYRTKDEGRNNFQFYDHDMNEGSLEKFYLEHELHRAIENNEFEVHYQLQVDVQTGMPYGVEGLIRWNHPKKGLISPAQFLPLAEDTGLIVQMDHWVMKTAFAQTKKWHEKGHSDLMISVNISKQQFESYHFIDKVKQTILETRIDPHLVCLEITENMAINNVEQAVNKLTELKEMGIHVSLDDFGTGYSSLSQLKNFPIDTLKIDQSFVRTQSGGGKNDAIVKLIIAMAKSLNFTVTCEGVETEEQLILIRNEGCHHAQGFLFSKPLTHEKCEAMMGQMKEVIEEE; encoded by the coding sequence ATGAAAACATTATTTGAAAAATTCACTAGTGATAGTGAGAATGTATGGAAATTATTTACCTTTATGAAGGATGGCTTGATTATTACAGACTACCATCAACGAATTGTTGCCATAAACCCAGCATTTGAAAAGATTACAGGTTATAAATACAAAGAGGTTTATATGCAAAACCCTAAAGTCTTGCAATCTGGTAAAACAGAGCCCAAGACATTCCATTCTATGTGGGAATCATTGAGTAATGAAGGAACATGGACTGGCGAAATTATTAATAAACGGAAGACCGGCGAAGAATTTTGGTCGTATATTACAATCACTTATATAAAGAAAAAACGAAAAGAAGATTGCTATTACATCGGGATTATGAGAGATATCACAGAGCAAAAGCAGAACGAAAAGAAAATATCACATTTAGCCTATCATGATACGTTAACTCAGTTACCAAATAGAGCACTGTTTGTAAAAAAATTACGACAATCATTAAAAGAGGCAAGTGAGAGTAATAAAAAACTGGCTCTACTCTTTTTAGATTTGGACCGTTTTAAAAACGTTAATGATTCACTGGGCCATCAGGCTGGTGACCAGTTATTACTTGAAGTCTCGCGAAGGCTACAGCAAGTAATTGGCGACCGAGGAATTGTGAGTCGATTTGGTGGGGATGAGTTTACGATATTACTTCATCCAATTGAATCTGAAGATGAAGTCCATAAGTGTATTAATAACATATTCCATTCGTTAGATTTACCGATAGAGGTAGTCGGAGAATCAATTTATATTACATTAAGTATAGGAGCGAGCTTTTACCCTGAGCACGGTAGTGATATTCATACGCTTTTAAAAAATGCCGACAGTGCGATGTATCGAACGAAGGATGAGGGTCGAAATAATTTTCAATTTTACGACCATGATATGAATGAAGGCTCGTTGGAAAAATTTTATTTAGAGCATGAACTCCATCGTGCGATTGAGAATAATGAATTCGAAGTTCACTATCAGCTCCAAGTCGATGTACAAACGGGAATGCCATATGGTGTAGAGGGGTTAATTCGTTGGAACCATCCTAAAAAGGGCCTTATCTCACCAGCACAGTTTCTACCTTTGGCTGAAGACACAGGCCTAATTGTTCAGATGGACCACTGGGTGATGAAAACAGCTTTTGCTCAAACGAAAAAGTGGCATGAGAAGGGTCATAGCGACTTAATGATTTCTGTTAATATTTCTAAACAGCAATTTGAAAGCTACCACTTCATTGATAAGGTGAAGCAAACAATTCTCGAAACTAGAATTGACCCTCATCTTGTTTGTCTTGAAATCACTGAAAATATGGCAATTAATAATGTTGAGCAAGCAGTGAATAAATTAACTGAATTAAAAGAAATGGGTATTCATGTGTCACTTGATGACTTTGGAACGGGATATTCATCATTAAGTCAGTTGAAAAACTTCCCAATTGATACGTTGAAGATCGATCAATCATTTGTTCGAACACAAAGCGGTGGGGGTAAAAATGATGCGATTGTAAAACTAATAATCGCGATGGCAAAAAGCCTCAATTTTACCGTTACATGTGAAGGTGTAGAAACAGAAGAGCAACTAATTCTTATCCGTAATGAGGGCTGTCACCATGCTCAAGGGTTCCTTTTTAGTAAACCGCTTACACACGAAAAATGTGAAGCGATGATGGGACAAATGAAGGAAGTAATTGAAGAAGAGTAA
- a CDS encoding C40 family peptidase produces MSRKKLTIVLVFTMIVSILSNLQTTYASTTDTIVANAKKHIGVPYRFGGTTPNGFDCSGFILYTFKQAGITLPRTATEQYNTGMAVKKSELTPGDLVFFETYKPGPSHSGIYVGDNQFIHASSSRGITISSINDPHYWGPRYLGAKRVLEEEKGQAVEEEKTHHILATLPVGQFHDVARDHWAVAEIRELSTRGIINGFEQQLFKPNELVTRAQAAVMLATSLGLETDDYTSLLNDISNDHWAAGSIKAVTDAGYFGGLVTDSFKPSQALTREEVAYLIATAFELQNESTSITFTDIDPSHWAYEEVNGLVSSGVISGFPDNTYRPSEDVTRAQFAKILHSALN; encoded by the coding sequence GTGAGTCGAAAGAAATTAACTATAGTTTTAGTGTTTACTATGATAGTTTCCATACTATCAAATCTTCAAACTACATATGCAAGTACAACTGATACCATTGTTGCAAACGCTAAGAAACATATTGGAGTTCCATATCGGTTTGGAGGTACAACACCTAACGGCTTCGATTGTTCTGGTTTTATCCTATATACATTTAAACAAGCAGGGATTACATTGCCACGTACAGCCACTGAACAATATAATACAGGTATGGCTGTAAAGAAGTCAGAACTTACTCCTGGGGATTTGGTTTTCTTTGAAACCTATAAACCAGGTCCATCCCACTCAGGAATATATGTTGGAGATAACCAATTTATTCATGCTTCTTCATCAAGAGGAATCACAATTTCTTCTATTAATGATCCTCACTATTGGGGACCGCGGTATTTAGGAGCCAAACGAGTGTTAGAAGAAGAAAAGGGACAAGCAGTCGAGGAAGAAAAAACACATCACATCCTTGCAACATTACCGGTTGGACAATTTCATGATGTAGCGAGAGACCATTGGGCTGTTGCAGAAATCAGAGAGTTAAGTACAAGAGGTATTATTAATGGATTTGAGCAACAACTTTTTAAACCTAATGAACTTGTAACACGAGCACAAGCTGCTGTTATGTTAGCTACCTCACTTGGTTTAGAAACAGATGACTATACATCGCTTTTAAATGATATTTCAAATGACCATTGGGCAGCTGGTTCCATTAAAGCTGTAACTGACGCAGGGTATTTCGGTGGTTTAGTGACAGACTCATTTAAACCTTCTCAAGCACTTACTCGTGAAGAAGTTGCTTACCTTATTGCAACAGCCTTCGAGCTACAAAATGAATCTACGAGTATAACATTCACAGATATAGATCCTTCTCATTGGGCTTATGAAGAAGTTAATGGTTTAGTATCTAGCGGAGTGATTAGCGGTTTTCCAGACAATACATACCGTCCTTCCGAGGATGTTACACGAGCACAATTTGCAAAGATATTGCATTCAGCCTTGAATTAA
- a CDS encoding S8 family peptidase encodes MKQRIIAPMILLAFLFAFIGTVTAITAESRYIVIYQEEINEQLVEKYQGTIEERLDSISALVITLPTEKVEMLSQYPEIESIEEDGQVQVQQQRIEWGVSKVNAPKVWENNLTGKGVKVAIIDTGIATHSDLEVKKGVSVVSYTSSYEDDNGHGTHVAGVIGARDNGRGIVGVAPEANLYAVKALDADGNGYHSAIIKGIEWSLENNVDIINLSMGSMDHSTSLERALKNAYDQGVLIVGAAGNSGNPTGRGTTIEFPASYSAVIAVAATDENDRRAHFSATGNAVEIAAPGVRIRSTYLNNGYELISGTSMAAPHVAGHLALLMEARPHYTHEEIRVLLHEQTVDLGEQGKDPWFGHGRISMPSTLQLEKPEPLAPKGVEGQVVAVDEQKGLIRLTWKSVDNPLIKGYRIYRNGKRIKELTSQEIFYSEYVDEGIHQYEITAFDSFGDESRKSEPVVLELVLQEKELEAPIENNKPEPSIEPSPQEEEPSIRLNFNDVSNTDWFYQSITYLAQKGIIEGYQDKTARPNDRIKRADVAIMLGRALDLPATEYNQAFSDVRSTHYAANYIQAAFNRGLIGGYDGGLYKPEQQITRGEVAAILTRAYNVSGTNQLTFSDVHSNYFAYHAVNRVAAANIARGYPDGTFGPHRSVTRGEFATFLARVLAPDLIN; translated from the coding sequence ATGAAGCAACGAATTATTGCACCAATGATTTTACTAGCTTTTCTTTTTGCTTTCATAGGAACGGTTACAGCGATTACAGCTGAAAGTAGATACATTGTCATCTACCAAGAAGAAATCAATGAACAGCTAGTTGAGAAATACCAAGGAACAATAGAAGAACGCTTGGACAGTATATCAGCTTTAGTCATCACACTACCAACTGAAAAGGTAGAAATGCTATCTCAGTATCCTGAAATTGAATCAATAGAAGAAGATGGACAGGTTCAGGTGCAGCAGCAGCGAATTGAATGGGGAGTCAGTAAAGTCAATGCCCCTAAAGTATGGGAAAATAACCTCACTGGAAAAGGGGTTAAAGTAGCTATCATCGATACCGGAATTGCCACTCATAGTGATTTAGAAGTGAAGAAGGGAGTCTCTGTAGTTTCTTATACGAGCTCCTATGAAGATGATAATGGACATGGAACACATGTAGCTGGTGTTATTGGTGCTAGAGACAATGGAAGAGGAATTGTTGGAGTAGCACCAGAAGCAAATCTATACGCCGTAAAAGCACTAGATGCTGATGGCAACGGCTATCACTCAGCTATTATTAAAGGGATTGAATGGTCACTAGAAAATAATGTAGATATTATCAACTTAAGTATGGGAAGTATGGACCATTCCACTTCATTAGAAAGAGCATTGAAAAATGCCTACGATCAAGGTGTATTAATTGTTGGTGCAGCTGGTAACAGTGGGAATCCAACTGGAAGAGGAACAACGATTGAATTTCCGGCTTCTTATAGTGCTGTAATCGCAGTAGCGGCTACTGATGAAAATGATAGAAGAGCGCACTTTTCAGCAACAGGAAATGCCGTAGAAATAGCAGCACCAGGTGTACGTATTCGAAGCACATACTTAAATAACGGCTATGAGTTAATAAGTGGAACGTCAATGGCAGCACCTCACGTAGCGGGTCACCTTGCTCTTTTAATGGAAGCAAGGCCTCACTACACACATGAAGAAATACGTGTACTTCTACACGAGCAAACGGTCGATTTGGGAGAACAAGGAAAAGACCCATGGTTTGGACATGGGAGAATCTCAATGCCATCAACACTTCAGTTAGAAAAGCCAGAACCACTTGCTCCAAAGGGAGTAGAGGGTCAAGTTGTTGCAGTTGATGAACAAAAAGGACTTATCCGTTTAACATGGAAGTCCGTCGACAATCCATTAATAAAAGGCTATCGCATCTATAGAAATGGGAAGAGAATCAAGGAGTTGACTTCTCAAGAAATTTTCTATTCAGAATACGTAGATGAAGGAATTCATCAATATGAAATCACGGCCTTTGATAGTTTTGGAGATGAATCAAGAAAAAGTGAGCCAGTCGTTCTGGAACTTGTCCTTCAAGAGAAGGAACTAGAAGCTCCGATTGAAAATAACAAACCAGAGCCATCAATAGAGCCATCACCTCAAGAGGAAGAACCAAGCATTCGACTCAACTTCAATGATGTAAGTAACACCGATTGGTTCTATCAATCAATTACGTACCTTGCACAAAAAGGTATTATCGAAGGCTATCAAGACAAAACTGCAAGACCAAATGACAGAATCAAACGTGCTGATGTAGCCATCATGCTGGGGCGAGCGTTAGATCTACCGGCAACTGAATATAATCAGGCATTTAGCGATGTACGATCAACACACTATGCTGCAAATTACATCCAAGCAGCGTTCAATCGTGGACTAATAGGTGGATATGACGGGGGCTTATATAAACCAGAACAACAAATTACGAGAGGAGAAGTAGCAGCAATTTTAACACGAGCCTATAATGTCTCAGGCACAAATCAATTAACCTTCTCTGATGTTCATTCAAATTACTTTGCCTATCATGCAGTCAACAGAGTAGCAGCTGCTAACATTGCAAGAGGGTATCCAGACGGAACATTCGGCCCACATCGTTCAGTAACAAGAGGAGAATTTGCAACATTCCTAGCGAGAGTACTTGCACCAGATTTAATCAATTAA
- a CDS encoding DNA primase, with protein sequence MKKFLLSIASGALALSVLAACGETPAEEEAPVDEDTNIEEPAGEEAPIDEEPAEEEELELEIEEAEEPAEDIEEDEEDEA encoded by the coding sequence ATGAAAAAATTCTTATTATCAATAGCTTCAGGTGCATTAGCATTAAGCGTATTAGCAGCATGTGGAGAGACACCAGCAGAAGAAGAAGCACCAGTAGATGAAGATACAAATATCGAAGAGCCAGCAGGAGAGGAAGCACCAATCGACGAAGAGCCGGCTGAGGAAGAAGAGCTAGAGCTTGAGATTGAAGAAGCTGAAGAGCCAGCAGAAGATATTGAAGAAGATGAGGAAGACGAAGCGTAA
- a CDS encoding C40 family peptidase, producing the protein MKQTSLRKTVLTTTMATGVLFTSPLVIDAALGDQTLKSGMNHTDVKELQDLLKEKGYFDYHTSTGYYGTITEEAVKQFQRDNGIQSTGVAGKQTLTALLQVSSANNGETTKPTQRKVLTLGAQGDEVKKLQQLLKEQGHFNHKVTGYFGRVTAAAVKEFQLKNELTVDGIVGEQTKSALTLQPMAIATSTRIYQPSSQVSSTSSTSEILRIGAKGEQVIHLQKLLKDAGFFNREITGNFGEVTEQVVKEFQRQNGLAIDGIVGPKTIGALNQSASINTPQTTTGETSQEVKSTSILKHGDRSQAVASLQTQLQSLGYFSQEPTGYFGTVTETAVRKFQQDQLLKNTGQVDSETKARLLEQVAIINMGQASTTKSSIINIVADAAELVGVPYQWGGTTPDGFDCSGFLTYVFKKNGVTLPRTVAAMYQVGEKTNEPQVGDLLFFETYTEGPSHAGIYIGNQQFVHSGTSTGVTVSSLHTPYWSERYLGAKRYK; encoded by the coding sequence ATGAAGCAAACTAGCTTGAGAAAAACAGTATTGACGACGACAATGGCGACTGGCGTTCTATTCACATCTCCATTAGTAATTGATGCAGCGTTAGGAGACCAAACACTAAAGAGTGGGATGAATCACACAGACGTGAAGGAACTTCAAGATTTATTGAAGGAAAAGGGATACTTTGATTACCATACATCTACAGGGTATTACGGGACAATAACAGAAGAAGCTGTTAAGCAATTTCAAAGGGATAATGGTATCCAATCAACAGGAGTCGCTGGCAAACAAACACTAACAGCTCTATTACAAGTAAGTTCTGCGAATAATGGAGAAACAACAAAACCAACACAACGAAAGGTATTAACATTAGGTGCTCAAGGGGATGAAGTTAAGAAGCTCCAGCAATTGTTAAAGGAGCAGGGACATTTTAATCACAAAGTTACAGGGTACTTTGGAAGAGTTACCGCAGCTGCGGTAAAAGAGTTTCAATTAAAGAATGAATTAACAGTTGATGGAATCGTAGGAGAACAAACGAAATCAGCACTTACACTTCAGCCGATGGCGATTGCCACTTCAACGAGAATCTATCAACCGTCATCACAAGTATCTAGTACAAGCTCTACTTCAGAGATCCTCCGTATTGGTGCAAAGGGAGAGCAAGTCATTCACTTGCAAAAGCTTTTAAAGGATGCAGGATTTTTTAACAGAGAGATTACAGGGAACTTTGGAGAGGTAACTGAGCAAGTGGTTAAAGAATTCCAAAGACAAAATGGATTAGCTATTGATGGAATTGTGGGCCCAAAAACGATAGGAGCACTAAACCAATCAGCAAGTATAAATACACCTCAGACTACTACAGGAGAAACGAGCCAAGAAGTCAAGTCTACTTCTATTTTAAAACATGGTGACCGCAGTCAAGCGGTAGCTAGCCTCCAAACTCAGCTTCAGTCATTAGGCTACTTTTCACAAGAGCCAACAGGCTACTTTGGTACGGTCACAGAGACAGCTGTACGAAAATTTCAACAGGATCAATTGTTAAAGAACACAGGACAGGTTGATTCAGAAACAAAAGCAAGGCTACTAGAGCAAGTAGCAATAATAAACATGGGACAAGCTTCAACTACGAAGTCAAGTATAATCAACATAGTTGCAGATGCAGCGGAATTAGTAGGAGTACCTTATCAATGGGGCGGGACAACCCCGGACGGATTTGACTGCAGTGGTTTCCTTACATATGTCTTTAAGAAAAATGGAGTCACGCTTCCAAGGACTGTAGCTGCTATGTATCAAGTAGGAGAAAAAACAAATGAGCCACAAGTAGGGGATCTACTATTCTTTGAAACATATACAGAAGGGCCCTCTCATGCAGGAATCTATATTGGAAATCAACAATTTGTCCATAGTGGTACATCAACTGGAGTAACGGTGAGTAGCTTACATACACCCTACTGGAGTGAACGTTACCTTGGGGCTAAACGATATAAGTAA
- a CDS encoding HD domain-containing phosphohydrolase: protein MHNEHDLDIDKSYYKRDLTSEELLSVIFDYASKIANEKVLDRLLLLMADMGRDLVVSDRCTLWLLDNQRQELWTKVAHNIDDIRVPCTAGLVGHAVQTGEPIYIDDAYEDDRFNQDVDKQTGYRTKAILVIPIRNNEGKVIGAYQAINKMTEGEKFTEKDQKHLTLAASYTGKSLESALLNKEIEDTQREIIFTMGEIGESRSRETGNHVKRVAEYSQLLALKYGLSEKEAELIKMASPMHDIGKVAIPDSILKKPGKLTDEEFNEMKMHSSIGYNLLKGSKRELLQTAAIIAYEHHEKWNGRGYPNGKREDEIHLYGRITAIADVFDALASNRVYKKAWELDRILNLFKEEKGQHFDPTLTELFIESFHEFVQIKNKYEDV from the coding sequence ATGCATAATGAACATGATTTAGATATTGATAAGTCCTATTACAAGAGAGATTTAACATCAGAAGAATTGCTCTCTGTCATTTTTGACTATGCTTCCAAGATAGCTAATGAAAAGGTTCTGGATCGACTTCTTTTATTAATGGCTGATATGGGAAGAGATCTTGTAGTATCTGACCGTTGTACACTCTGGCTGTTAGACAATCAACGTCAAGAATTGTGGACGAAGGTTGCGCATAACATTGATGACATCCGAGTTCCATGTACTGCAGGATTAGTCGGGCATGCTGTACAAACAGGTGAACCTATTTATATTGATGATGCATATGAAGATGACCGATTTAATCAAGATGTAGATAAGCAAACAGGTTATCGCACAAAAGCTATCCTAGTCATTCCTATTCGTAACAATGAAGGTAAAGTGATCGGTGCTTATCAGGCTATTAACAAAATGACAGAAGGAGAAAAGTTCACTGAAAAAGACCAGAAACACCTAACTTTAGCAGCATCATATACGGGTAAATCATTAGAATCGGCGCTTTTAAACAAAGAAATAGAAGATACGCAAAGAGAAATCATTTTTACAATGGGTGAAATCGGTGAAAGTCGCTCAAGAGAAACAGGCAACCATGTCAAGCGTGTAGCAGAATACTCCCAGTTACTCGCCTTAAAGTACGGACTTTCTGAAAAAGAGGCAGAATTAATCAAAATGGCTTCACCGATGCATGATATAGGAAAGGTAGCAATCCCAGATTCAATCTTGAAAAAACCTGGTAAGCTAACAGACGAAGAATTTAATGAGATGAAGATGCATTCGTCAATTGGCTACAATCTTTTAAAAGGGTCAAAAAGGGAACTTCTGCAAACCGCTGCCATTATTGCATACGAACATCACGAAAAATGGAATGGTCGAGGTTATCCTAACGGAAAGAGAGAGGATGAAATTCACCTATATGGTCGAATTACTGCAATTGCAGATGTGTTTGACGCCCTTGCCAGTAACCGAGTGTATAAAAAAGCCTGGGAGCTAGACCGAATCCTCAATCTGTTTAAAGAAGAAAAAGGTCAACATTTTGATCCCACTTTAACTGAATTATTTATCGAAAGCTTTCATGAGTTTGTCCAAATAAAAAACAAGTATGAAGATGTCTGA
- a CDS encoding DUF3307 domain-containing protein — protein MSPFAFLFIAHLIGDYLFQTSWMAMNKAKHWGALITHSFVYTLIVSVVAYIGFGGLSIWAILFIFLSHVFLDRRTFVQWWVSTIMQAKGKESFWLGIIADQVFHLIVLVVALYI, from the coding sequence ATGTCTCCTTTTGCATTTTTATTTATTGCTCACCTTATTGGTGATTATTTATTTCAAACTAGTTGGATGGCAATGAACAAAGCCAAACATTGGGGAGCACTCATTACACACTCATTTGTATACACATTGATTGTGTCAGTAGTAGCTTATATTGGTTTTGGTGGATTATCAATTTGGGCGATCTTATTCATTTTTCTATCACATGTGTTTTTAGACCGAAGAACTTTTGTCCAATGGTGGGTATCTACAATAATGCAAGCAAAGGGAAAAGAATCATTTTGGCTTGGGATTATAGCAGACCAAGTTTTTCACTTAATTGTACTTGTTGTCGCACTATATATATAA
- a CDS encoding N-acetylmuramoyl-L-alanine amidase, translated as MRRVVLLLLAVVLVTSQFIYQGEEGTAQANTQFPDLGTSGRVEVKTLVDQSIITGFPDGSFRPNTHVTRAQAVTMIARALQLDEGMEDESSVFRDVPANHFAINYINLAVEKGIVSGFEDGTFRPEQPVTRGQMAIFLARAFQLTETSNQTYSDVHSWTLGAAEINRITGARISAGYPDGTFRPNQATTRLEFSLFLARTIEPAFRLSVQQITDQKGATLHRATVVNAPNGLNVRPTPSTNNTPLGRISNGTVVEYTTTTNGWVEINYGGQIGYVSLQFLSLVGSGESEVQKGSLEGVTIVIDPGHGGRDPGATAYGVSEKNVVLAVGLKLEKKLKDAGVNVIMTRKTDTFLELSERVAIARQHNADSFISIHANAAGSEAAHGTETYWNRTASDKESKELAEKIQKHLIATLKTRDRGVKEGNFHVIRETRMPSVLVELGFITNRSEAQRMSTNTFHEEAAEAIYKGIVEFYQ; from the coding sequence ATGCGGAGAGTTGTTTTGCTCCTACTTGCGGTCGTATTAGTAACGTCTCAGTTCATTTATCAAGGAGAGGAAGGAACAGCACAGGCTAATACGCAGTTTCCAGACTTAGGAACGTCCGGTCGAGTTGAGGTAAAAACCTTAGTTGATCAAAGTATTATAACAGGATTCCCTGATGGTAGTTTCAGGCCGAACACGCATGTGACAAGAGCCCAAGCAGTCACAATGATTGCAAGAGCTTTACAACTAGACGAGGGTATGGAGGATGAGTCTTCTGTTTTTCGTGATGTACCTGCAAACCACTTTGCTATAAATTACATAAACCTAGCTGTGGAAAAAGGCATTGTTAGTGGATTTGAGGATGGAACCTTTCGTCCAGAGCAACCAGTCACAAGGGGACAAATGGCGATTTTCCTTGCAAGGGCTTTTCAGCTAACGGAAACGAGTAACCAAACTTATTCAGATGTTCATTCGTGGACACTTGGGGCAGCTGAAATCAATCGTATTACCGGAGCTCGTATATCTGCTGGCTATCCAGATGGAACGTTTCGTCCAAATCAAGCAACTACAAGATTAGAGTTCTCGCTCTTTCTCGCTAGAACGATTGAACCAGCATTTCGTCTGTCGGTTCAACAGATCACAGACCAAAAAGGAGCAACATTACACCGAGCGACTGTAGTTAATGCTCCAAATGGCTTAAATGTCCGTCCGACACCATCAACAAACAACACACCATTAGGTCGTATCTCTAATGGAACGGTAGTTGAGTACACCACTACAACGAATGGTTGGGTCGAAATTAACTATGGCGGACAGATTGGATATGTCTCCTTGCAATTCCTATCATTAGTAGGTAGTGGGGAATCAGAAGTTCAAAAAGGTTCATTAGAGGGAGTGACTATTGTAATTGACCCTGGTCACGGGGGGAGAGACCCAGGAGCAACAGCTTATGGAGTGAGTGAGAAAAATGTGGTATTAGCTGTTGGCCTTAAGCTAGAGAAGAAGCTCAAAGATGCTGGAGTCAATGTCATCATGACCCGTAAGACAGATACATTTCTTGAGCTTTCAGAACGAGTGGCGATTGCAAGACAACACAATGCAGATTCCTTTATTAGCATTCATGCCAATGCTGCAGGAAGTGAAGCCGCACATGGAACAGAAACATACTGGAATCGTACGGCATCAGACAAGGAAAGCAAAGAATTAGCAGAGAAGATTCAAAAACATTTAATTGCTACTTTAAAAACAAGAGACCGAGGTGTGAAGGAAGGAAACTTCCATGTTATCCGTGAGACAAGAATGCCAAGTGTACTAGTCGAACTTGGGTTCATTACAAATCGAAGTGAAGCGCAACGGATGAGTACAAATACGTTCCATGAAGAAGCAGCAGAAGCGATCTACAAAGGGATTGTTGAATTCTATCAATAA